Proteins found in one Fundidesulfovibrio terrae genomic segment:
- a CDS encoding aldo/keto reductase has product MQYKLLGKTGVLVSELCFGTMTFGKEADEAESERMFGVCRDAGVNFFDCANVYSDGLAETILGKLLKGCREEMVVTTKVAQVAGPDVNALGASRRHIMQQVERSLARLDTDRIDIYFIHHFDPLTPMEESLHALDDLVRQGKVLYLGASNWAAWQVAKALGISAARGLARFECLEPMYNLVKRQAEVEILPLALSEKLGVIPYNPLAAGLLTGKYSGGGAPEQGRIKDNKMYNTRYSDPVYYEVAERFIAYARKIGVHPVSLAVRWVASHPGVTAPIIGARSVEQLKASLNSVELDLSLEQLEEVTRLSIQPPTATDRLEEVIDPKYKTRNRQATAPK; this is encoded by the coding sequence ATGCAGTATAAACTTCTAGGCAAAACCGGCGTGCTGGTCTCGGAACTCTGCTTCGGCACCATGACCTTCGGCAAGGAGGCCGACGAGGCCGAATCGGAACGCATGTTCGGCGTCTGCCGGGACGCAGGAGTGAATTTCTTCGACTGCGCCAACGTCTACAGCGACGGGCTGGCTGAGACGATCCTGGGCAAGCTCCTCAAGGGCTGCCGGGAGGAGATGGTCGTAACCACCAAGGTGGCCCAGGTGGCCGGGCCAGACGTGAACGCCCTGGGCGCTTCCCGACGGCACATCATGCAGCAGGTGGAGCGGAGTCTCGCTCGTCTGGATACCGACCGCATCGACATCTATTTCATCCACCACTTCGATCCGCTCACGCCCATGGAGGAGAGCCTGCACGCCCTGGACGACCTGGTGCGCCAGGGCAAGGTGCTCTACCTGGGGGCCAGCAACTGGGCGGCATGGCAGGTGGCCAAGGCGCTGGGCATCTCGGCAGCCAGGGGGCTGGCCCGTTTCGAGTGCCTGGAGCCCATGTACAACCTGGTCAAGCGCCAGGCCGAGGTGGAGATACTGCCCCTGGCCCTTTCCGAGAAGCTCGGGGTCATCCCCTACAACCCGCTGGCGGCGGGGCTGCTCACGGGCAAATACAGCGGCGGGGGCGCGCCCGAGCAGGGTCGCATCAAGGACAACAAGATGTACAACACCCGCTACTCCGACCCGGTGTACTACGAGGTTGCCGAACGCTTCATTGCGTACGCCCGAAAGATCGGCGTGCATCCCGTGAGCCTGGCCGTGCGCTGGGTGGCGTCGCATCCGGGAGTCACCGCGCCCATCATCGGCGCGCGCAGCGTGGAACAGCTCAAGGCGTCGCTTAATTCCGTCGAACTCGATCTGTCCCTGGAGCAGCTTGAGGAGGTCACCAGGCTTTCCATCCAGCCGCCCACGGCCACGGACCGGCTCGAGGAAGTGATCGATCCCAAATACAAGACCCGCAACCGGCAGGCCACCGCGCCCAAGTAG
- a CDS encoding DUF2325 domain-containing protein translates to MTTPQRRKLWEHQDYQCPILGTCLSMGELRKLARKLDVVVKPGASDYELHAFFVRECRQETPLSSYVNKYLDKKFRKDLRLFAKASEETALAALWSHSVQSGDIPGPFWALMSHPDAGNLLLNKAFGEIHMLSHLMGAANRADLKRLGRLERRVDGLSQALSRVQAARRAQKLEGAVRVRELEEKLEAERTERLKLSRQMRETALPRQDLIAQPNADTLREQIEAARNETRRQAAIIEERYSENAALCEGGDGCPCPALAGKSVLYVGGRCNLVRHYREMVERQGLRFNHHDGGMESSPAELHGKLATADVVICPVDCVSHEACLTVKKACKHRMKPFVMLRSSGLSALARSLDQLGQVVN, encoded by the coding sequence ATGACCACTCCCCAACGCCGTAAACTCTGGGAACACCAGGACTACCAGTGTCCGATCCTCGGCACCTGCCTGAGCATGGGTGAGCTGCGAAAACTGGCCCGCAAGCTGGACGTGGTGGTGAAGCCCGGGGCCTCCGACTACGAGTTGCACGCCTTCTTCGTGCGCGAATGCAGGCAGGAGACGCCGCTCTCCTCCTACGTGAACAAGTACCTGGACAAGAAGTTCCGCAAAGATCTTCGCTTGTTCGCCAAGGCCTCGGAAGAAACGGCCCTTGCAGCCCTGTGGAGCCACAGCGTGCAATCCGGCGACATCCCGGGACCGTTCTGGGCGCTGATGTCGCACCCGGACGCCGGGAACCTGCTTCTCAACAAGGCTTTCGGAGAAATCCACATGCTCTCGCATCTCATGGGCGCGGCCAACCGGGCGGACCTGAAACGCCTGGGGAGGCTCGAGCGCCGCGTGGATGGTCTGAGCCAGGCCTTGTCGCGCGTGCAGGCAGCACGGCGCGCCCAGAAGCTCGAAGGAGCCGTGCGCGTCAGGGAACTGGAGGAAAAGCTCGAAGCCGAGCGCACCGAGCGGCTGAAGCTTTCCCGCCAGATGCGCGAGACCGCCCTGCCCCGCCAGGACCTTATCGCGCAACCCAACGCCGACACCCTGCGTGAGCAGATCGAGGCCGCACGCAACGAGACGCGCCGCCAGGCCGCAATCATCGAGGAGCGGTACTCGGAAAACGCCGCCCTGTGCGAAGGCGGCGACGGCTGCCCCTGCCCGGCCCTTGCCGGAAAGAGCGTGCTCTACGTGGGCGGGCGCTGCAACCTGGTGCGCCACTACCGCGAGATGGTCGAGCGCCAGGGCTTGCGCTTCAACCACCACGACGGCGGCATGGAAAGCTCTCCCGCCGAACTGCACGGCAAGCTGGCCACGGCCGACGTGGTCATCTGCCCCGTGGACTGCGTGAGCCACGAAGCCTGCCTGACCGTGAAGAAGGCCTGCAAGCACCGCATGAAGCCGTTCGTCATGCTCAGGAGCTCCGGGCTCTCGGCCCTGGCCCGGTCCCTGGACCAGCTGGGGCAAGTCGTTAACTGA
- a CDS encoding acid phosphatase: protein MMRPSNRVYLLLFLLLLPQYGWAEETYFVTGSQIDFARLLAPPPAVGSPEERREMAVLMTLQKNRTSAQEAFAQADMERTVFRFADVVGQDFTAEKLPLAREFFEKVRKNADLLLAPAKKHWDRPRPYATNPALHPCVKKPDNASYPSGHSTFGTVTAIVLANMVPEKQAQIFERGVVFGHNREIGGAHYPSDVLAGRICGTVIAAFMLQSPAFQEEFAKARAEVRQVLGLN from the coding sequence ATGATGCGTCCGTCGAATCGCGTTTATCTTCTTCTCTTTCTCCTGCTCCTGCCCCAATACGGCTGGGCCGAGGAAACGTATTTCGTCACCGGCTCCCAGATCGATTTCGCAAGGCTCCTGGCTCCCCCGCCCGCCGTGGGATCGCCCGAAGAGCGCCGGGAGATGGCCGTGCTCATGACCCTCCAGAAGAACCGCACCTCGGCCCAGGAAGCGTTCGCCCAGGCCGACATGGAGCGCACGGTCTTCCGCTTCGCCGACGTGGTGGGCCAGGACTTCACCGCCGAGAAGCTACCTCTGGCCAGGGAGTTCTTCGAGAAGGTCAGGAAGAATGCCGATCTCCTGCTGGCTCCGGCCAAGAAGCATTGGGACCGGCCCAGGCCCTACGCCACCAACCCCGCGCTGCACCCCTGCGTGAAGAAGCCGGACAACGCCTCCTACCCCAGCGGGCACTCCACGTTCGGGACGGTCACGGCCATCGTGCTGGCCAACATGGTTCCGGAAAAACAGGCGCAGATATTCGAGCGCGGCGTGGTCTTCGGGCACAACCGCGAGATCGGCGGCGCCCACTACCCGAGCGACGTGCTGGCCGGGCGCATCTGCGGCACGGTCATCGCGGCGTTCATGCTCCAGAGCCCCGCGTTCCAGGAGGAATTCGCCAAGGCCAGGGCTGAAGTGAGGCAGGTGCTGGGACTGAATTGA
- the gap gene encoding type I glyceraldehyde-3-phosphate dehydrogenase, with translation MRKVKVGINGFGRIGRQVLKALYEHHGEAAEVVAINDLFDTHTNAHLLGYDTNYGRFQVDIRTEGDDMAVGSWKVRCFKERDPKNIPWAEAGVDVVVESTGIFRTGPQAAMHIESGARKVIISAPAKDEDITIVMGVNDSAYDPASHHIVSNASCTTNCLAPIAKVVHEAFGIKSGVMCTIHSYTNDQRILDLPHKDLRRARAAACNIIPTSTGAAKAVALVIPELKGRFSGYSLRVPTPAVSVVDFAAILEKPTDTQTMQATLKAAADGPLKGIMGYTEEPLVSSDFKGDPRSGIVESEFTSVQDGVLAKIVAWYDNEWGYSCRVGDLISFMAQKGI, from the coding sequence ATGCGCAAGGTCAAGGTCGGCATCAATGGATTCGGCCGCATCGGGCGGCAGGTTTTGAAGGCCCTCTACGAGCATCACGGCGAGGCCGCCGAAGTGGTGGCCATCAACGATCTTTTCGATACGCACACCAACGCCCACCTGCTGGGCTACGACACCAACTACGGCCGCTTCCAGGTGGACATCCGTACCGAGGGCGACGATATGGCCGTGGGCTCCTGGAAGGTGCGCTGCTTCAAGGAGCGCGACCCCAAGAACATCCCCTGGGCCGAGGCCGGGGTGGACGTGGTGGTGGAATCCACCGGCATCTTCAGGACTGGTCCCCAGGCGGCCATGCACATCGAGTCCGGGGCCAGGAAGGTCATCATTTCCGCCCCGGCCAAGGACGAGGACATCACCATCGTCATGGGCGTGAACGATTCGGCCTATGACCCCGCCTCGCACCATATCGTCTCCAACGCCTCCTGCACCACCAACTGCCTGGCCCCCATCGCCAAGGTGGTGCACGAGGCGTTCGGCATCAAGTCCGGGGTGATGTGCACCATCCACTCCTACACCAACGACCAGCGCATCCTGGACCTCCCCCATAAGGACCTGCGCCGGGCCAGGGCCGCCGCCTGCAACATCATCCCCACCTCCACGGGCGCGGCCAAGGCCGTGGCCCTGGTGATTCCGGAGCTCAAGGGGCGCTTCAGCGGCTATTCGCTGCGCGTGCCCACCCCTGCGGTGTCCGTGGTGGATTTCGCGGCCATTTTGGAAAAACCCACGGACACCCAGACCATGCAGGCCACCCTGAAGGCGGCGGCCGATGGCCCGCTCAAGGGCATCATGGGGTACACGGAGGAGCCGCTGGTCTCCTCTGACTTCAAGGGCGACCCGCGCTCGGGCATCGTGGAGTCCGAGTTCACCTCGGTGCAGGATGGCGTGCTGGCCAAGATCGTGGCCTGGTACGACAACGAATGGGGGTATTCCTGCCGCGTGGGGGACCTCATCAGCTTCATGGCCCAGAAGGGCATCTAG
- a CDS encoding GAF domain-containing protein, with amino-acid sequence MLDCERNYFKTLYEAIRVINSSLEPMDLLSKIAEQTAKALEVKACSLRLLDRSGANLLPGASYGLSKGYLRKGKVEVAKSKLDKHALAGETVHVKDAATDERFQYQEAAKAEGIKSVLVVPLKLEDKKTIGVMRVYSDTEREFCQSEVEFLIIMANLSAIAIENARLHQALKSDYELLTAFQYQTFED; translated from the coding sequence ATGTTGGATTGCGAAAGAAACTATTTCAAAACGCTCTACGAGGCTATCCGGGTCATCAACTCCAGTCTGGAGCCCATGGACCTTCTGAGCAAGATAGCCGAACAGACCGCCAAGGCCCTGGAAGTGAAGGCCTGTTCGCTGCGCCTGCTGGACCGTTCCGGCGCGAACCTCCTGCCGGGTGCGTCCTACGGCCTGTCCAAGGGCTATTTGCGCAAGGGGAAGGTGGAAGTGGCCAAGAGCAAGCTCGACAAGCACGCCCTGGCCGGCGAGACCGTGCACGTCAAGGACGCCGCCACCGACGAGCGCTTCCAGTACCAGGAGGCCGCCAAGGCCGAGGGCATCAAGTCGGTGCTGGTGGTGCCGCTCAAGCTCGAGGACAAGAAGACCATCGGGGTCATGCGCGTCTACTCCGACACGGAGCGCGAGTTCTGCCAGTCCGAGGTGGAATTTCTGATCATCATGGCCAACCTTTCGGCCATCGCCATCGAGAACGCCCGGCTGCACCAGGCCCTCAAGTCGGACTACGAACTGCTCACGGCCTTTCAGTATCAAACCTTCGAGGACTAG
- the leuB gene encoding 3-isopropylmalate dehydrogenase produces the protein MIKNIVILPGDGIGPEIMAQAEKVLAKIGQKFGHEFKTSYHLIGGAAIDAENNPLPKATVDACKAADAVLLGAVGGPKWDTIEKSIRPERGLLGIRKELGLFANLRPAKLFDELKSACCLRPDIIGGGLDVMVIRELTGGAYFGTPRGQEVKDGERVAYNNMIYSESEIRRIAKVGFETARKRGKKLCSVDKANVLDVSQLWREVVLEVAKDYPDVELTHMYVDNAAMQLVRNPGQFDTIVTENLFGDILSDEAAVITGSIGMLPSASLGASGPGLYEPIHGSAPDIAGQDKANPLATILSVAMMLRYQFAMAAEADAIEAAVSSILKAGYRTGDIMEPGKTLVGCAKMGDLVLERL, from the coding sequence ATGATCAAGAATATCGTCATCCTGCCCGGCGACGGCATCGGACCGGAAATCATGGCCCAGGCCGAGAAAGTCCTGGCCAAGATCGGGCAGAAGTTCGGCCACGAGTTCAAGACCAGCTACCATCTGATCGGCGGCGCGGCCATCGACGCCGAGAACAACCCCCTCCCCAAGGCCACCGTGGACGCCTGCAAGGCCGCCGACGCGGTGCTGCTGGGCGCGGTGGGCGGCCCCAAGTGGGACACCATCGAGAAGTCCATCCGCCCCGAGCGCGGGTTGCTCGGCATCCGCAAGGAGCTGGGCCTGTTCGCCAACCTGCGTCCGGCCAAGCTCTTCGACGAGCTTAAAAGCGCCTGCTGCCTGCGCCCGGACATCATCGGCGGCGGGCTCGACGTCATGGTTATCCGCGAGCTCACCGGCGGGGCCTACTTCGGCACCCCCCGGGGCCAGGAGGTCAAGGACGGCGAGCGCGTGGCCTACAACAACATGATCTACTCCGAGTCCGAGATCAGGCGCATCGCCAAGGTGGGCTTCGAGACCGCCCGCAAGCGCGGCAAGAAGCTGTGCTCGGTGGACAAGGCCAACGTGCTGGACGTGTCCCAGCTGTGGCGCGAGGTTGTTCTGGAAGTGGCCAAGGACTACCCCGACGTGGAACTGACCCACATGTACGTGGACAACGCCGCCATGCAGCTGGTGCGCAACCCCGGCCAGTTCGACACCATCGTCACCGAGAACCTCTTCGGCGACATCCTCTCCGACGAGGCCGCGGTGATCACCGGTTCCATCGGCATGCTGCCCTCGGCGTCGCTGGGCGCTTCGGGCCCCGGCCTGTACGAGCCCATCCACGGCTCGGCCCCGGACATCGCGGGCCAGGACAAGGCCAACCCGTTGGCCACCATCCTGTCCGTGGCAATGATGCTGCGCTACCAGTTCGCCATGGCCGCCGAGGCCGACGCCATCGAGGCCGCCGTGTCCTCGATCCTCAAGGCCGGCTACCGCACCGGCGACATCATGGAGCCTGGCAAGACCCTGGTGGGCTGCGCCAAGATGGGCGACCTGGTGCTCGAGCGCCTGTAG
- a CDS encoding 3-isopropylmalate dehydratase small subunit, which translates to MYKGKAHKVGAHIDTDAIIPARFLVTTDTEVLGSNCMEGLEAGWVKRVQKGDIMVAGENFGCGSSREHAPLAIIGAGIPVVVAHSFARIFYRNGFNMGLILLEVGDDAAKISDGDQLEVDAENGVIKNLTTGETINTAPVPPFMQEILDKGGLVNYVKDRLQTLA; encoded by the coding sequence ATGTACAAAGGAAAAGCACACAAGGTCGGCGCGCATATCGATACGGACGCCATCATCCCGGCCCGTTTCCTGGTGACCACGGACACCGAGGTGCTGGGAAGCAACTGCATGGAAGGCCTCGAGGCCGGCTGGGTCAAGCGCGTGCAGAAGGGCGACATCATGGTGGCCGGAGAGAACTTCGGCTGCGGCAGCTCGCGCGAGCACGCCCCCCTGGCCATCATCGGAGCCGGAATCCCGGTGGTGGTGGCCCACAGCTTCGCCCGCATCTTCTACCGCAACGGCTTCAACATGGGGCTCATTCTGCTGGAAGTGGGCGACGACGCCGCCAAGATAAGCGACGGCGACCAGCTGGAAGTGGACGCCGAGAATGGCGTGATCAAGAACCTGACCACGGGCGAGACCATCAACACCGCCCCGGTGCCTCCCTTCATGCAGGAAATCCTGGATAAGGGCGGGTTGGTCAACTACGTGAAGGACCGCCTGCAGACGCTGGCGTAG
- the leuC gene encoding 3-isopropylmalate dehydratase large subunit: MRQTLAQKILQGRTDETITQDGQIVRCRVDLVLANDITAPLAIKSFTKMGATKVFDKDKIALVCDHFTPNKDIDSAEQVKVVREFAKLMNITHYYEGGDCGVEHALLPELGLVGPGDVVIGADSHTCTYGGLGAFATGMGSTDIAGAMVLGETWFKVPSTIRVVLDGKLPEWVVGKDLILELIGRIGVAGALYKALEFTGPVVEQLSIEQRLSMSNMAIEAGGKAGIFPVDAKTLAYAKAAGRTGDKELFADEGAHYESEVVIDCSKLTPRVACPHLPDNVKPVADCAGIRIDQSIIGSCTNGRIEDMREAAAVLKGRKVSKDVRCIVLPATPKIWKQALKEGLLEIFMDSGCVVGPPTCGPCLGGHMGILAAGERSIATTNRNFKGRMGSLESEVYLSNPAVAAASAIAGTITHPGKL; encoded by the coding sequence ATGCGCCAGACTTTAGCCCAGAAAATCCTGCAGGGCCGCACCGACGAGACCATCACCCAGGACGGACAGATCGTCCGCTGCCGGGTGGACCTGGTGCTGGCCAACGATATCACCGCGCCGCTCGCCATCAAGAGCTTCACCAAGATGGGCGCCACCAAGGTCTTCGACAAGGACAAGATCGCCCTCGTTTGCGACCACTTCACCCCCAACAAGGACATCGACTCCGCCGAGCAGGTGAAGGTGGTGCGCGAGTTCGCCAAGCTCATGAACATCACCCACTATTACGAGGGCGGCGACTGCGGCGTGGAGCACGCCCTGCTGCCGGAACTCGGCCTGGTGGGCCCCGGTGACGTGGTGATCGGCGCTGACTCCCACACCTGCACCTACGGCGGCCTGGGCGCGTTCGCCACGGGCATGGGCTCCACGGACATCGCCGGGGCCATGGTGCTCGGCGAGACCTGGTTCAAGGTGCCCTCCACCATCCGCGTGGTGCTTGACGGCAAGCTGCCCGAATGGGTCGTGGGCAAGGACCTGATCCTTGAGCTCATCGGCCGCATCGGCGTGGCCGGAGCCCTGTACAAGGCCCTTGAGTTCACCGGCCCCGTGGTGGAGCAGCTCTCCATCGAGCAGCGCCTGTCCATGTCCAACATGGCCATCGAGGCGGGCGGCAAGGCGGGCATCTTCCCGGTGGACGCCAAGACCCTGGCCTACGCCAAGGCCGCGGGCCGCACGGGCGACAAGGAACTCTTCGCCGACGAGGGCGCGCACTACGAGTCCGAGGTGGTCATCGACTGCTCAAAGCTCACCCCGCGCGTGGCTTGCCCGCACCTGCCCGACAACGTCAAGCCCGTCGCCGACTGCGCAGGAATCCGGATAGACCAGTCCATCATCGGCTCCTGCACCAACGGCCGCATCGAGGACATGCGCGAGGCCGCCGCGGTGCTCAAGGGCCGCAAGGTCTCCAAGGATGTGCGCTGCATCGTGCTGCCTGCCACTCCCAAGATCTGGAAGCAGGCCCTGAAAGAAGGGCTCCTGGAGATCTTCATGGACTCCGGCTGCGTGGTCGGCCCTCCGACCTGCGGCCCCTGCCTGGGCGGCCACATGGGCATCCTGGCCGCCGGGGAGCGCTCCATCGCCACCACCAATCGCAACTTCAAGGGCCGCATGGGCTCGCTGGAGTCCGAGGTGTACCTGTCCAACCCGGCCGTGGCCGCCGCGTCGGCCATTGCGGGCACGATCACCCACCCCGGCAAGCTGTAA
- a CDS encoding 2-isopropylmalate synthase, with translation MSERVVIFDTTLRDGEQSPGATMNQEEKIRLAQQLEKLGVDVIEAGFPAASEGDFQAVKAIAATVKNAQVAGLCRALESDITRAFDAIKGAVNPRIHTFLATSPLHMKHKLNKEPAQVLDMIEKAVRFAVNLTPNVEFSCEDASRSERDFLAVAVEKAIACGATTINIPDTVGYAQPQEFYDLIKFLLEKVPNAKKAIFSVHCHNDLGLAAANTLAALSAGARQAEVTLCGIGERAGNASLEEVVMALKTRAHYYNLETGVSSTQIFPSSRLLSMIIGQPIPPYKPIIGGNAFAHESGIHQAGVLKCAETYEIMTPQSVGRAGNEMVLGKHSGRNAVKARLEELGFNLSEDQVTQMTDAVKNLADKKKHIYSEDVEALVLEEIYRLPDKYRFRRLSVVSGNTAMQPVAAIVMDIDGEEKQLSSFGVGPIDAVFNTISQLTGRSPVLKQYAVNAVTGGTDAQGEVTVRLEEGGHKSVGRGSDGDVIVASAKAFINALNRLAKKEEERECARL, from the coding sequence ATGTCAGAGCGTGTCGTCATATTCGACACTACCCTGCGCGACGGCGAACAATCCCCCGGCGCCACCATGAACCAGGAAGAGAAGATCCGCCTGGCCCAGCAGCTGGAAAAGCTCGGGGTTGACGTGATCGAGGCGGGATTTCCCGCCGCCAGCGAAGGCGACTTCCAGGCGGTCAAGGCCATTGCCGCCACGGTCAAGAACGCCCAGGTCGCGGGCCTGTGCCGCGCGCTGGAATCGGACATCACCCGGGCCTTCGACGCCATAAAGGGCGCGGTTAACCCCCGCATCCACACCTTCCTGGCCACCTCGCCGCTCCACATGAAGCACAAGCTGAACAAGGAGCCCGCCCAGGTCCTGGATATGATCGAGAAGGCCGTGCGTTTCGCCGTGAATCTCACCCCCAACGTGGAGTTCTCCTGCGAGGACGCCTCGCGCTCCGAGCGCGACTTCCTGGCCGTCGCCGTGGAAAAGGCCATCGCCTGCGGGGCCACCACCATCAACATCCCGGACACCGTGGGCTACGCCCAGCCCCAGGAATTTTACGATCTCATCAAATTCCTGCTGGAAAAGGTGCCTAACGCCAAGAAGGCCATCTTCAGCGTCCACTGCCACAACGACCTGGGACTGGCCGCCGCCAACACCCTGGCGGCGCTCTCCGCCGGGGCGCGCCAGGCCGAGGTGACCCTGTGCGGCATCGGCGAGCGCGCGGGCAACGCCTCTCTCGAAGAGGTGGTCATGGCGCTCAAGACCCGCGCCCACTACTACAACCTGGAGACGGGCGTCAGCAGCACGCAGATATTCCCGTCCTCGCGCCTGCTCTCCATGATCATCGGCCAGCCCATTCCGCCGTACAAGCCCATCATCGGCGGCAACGCCTTCGCCCACGAGTCCGGCATCCACCAGGCCGGCGTGCTCAAGTGCGCCGAGACCTACGAGATCATGACCCCGCAGTCGGTGGGTCGCGCGGGAAACGAGATGGTGCTCGGCAAGCATTCCGGCCGCAACGCGGTCAAGGCGCGCCTGGAGGAGCTCGGCTTCAACCTCTCCGAGGACCAGGTCACCCAGATGACCGACGCCGTGAAGAACCTGGCCGACAAGAAGAAGCACATCTATTCCGAGGACGTGGAAGCCCTCGTCCTCGAAGAGATATACCGCCTGCCGGACAAGTACCGGTTCAGGCGGCTCTCCGTGGTGTCCGGCAACACCGCCATGCAGCCCGTGGCGGCCATCGTCATGGACATCGACGGGGAGGAGAAGCAGCTGTCCAGCTTCGGCGTCGGCCCCATCGACGCCGTGTTCAACACTATCAGCCAACTCACGGGCCGTAGTCCCGTGCTCAAGCAGTACGCGGTCAACGCCGTCACCGGCGGCACCGACGCCCAAGGCGAAGTGACCGTGCGCCTGGAAGAGGGCGGACACAAGTCCGTTGGCCGAGGCTCCGACGGCGACGTCATCGTTGCCAGCGCCAAGGCTTTCATCAACGCCCTCAACCGGTTGGCCAAAAAGGAGGAGGAAAGGGAATGCGCCAGACTTTAG
- the pssA gene encoding CDP-diacylglycerol--serine O-phosphatidyltransferase codes for MEQPARKPPARGVYILPNLLTTASLFSGFLGILYAISGQFENCSIAILVSCVFDGLDGKVARLTGTSSDFGVQFDSLADLVAFGVTPAIMVYQWELAQFGHLGLMASFLLVACGALRLARFNVITKTANKKFFLGLPIPAQACTVATFYLFAQFLPTGWQSFMPKACLGLVYVLSFLMVSRVRYASFKEYGLIKAHPFSMMVTAILLFVLVASQPKLLGFVVFAGYVLSGIVYTYLILPRRSALREPSEELSS; via the coding sequence ATGGAACAACCCGCCCGTAAGCCACCCGCCCGGGGAGTCTACATCCTCCCCAACCTGCTCACCACGGCGAGCCTCTTTTCCGGCTTCCTGGGCATCCTCTATGCCATATCCGGCCAGTTCGAGAACTGCTCCATCGCCATCCTGGTGAGCTGCGTGTTCGACGGCCTCGACGGCAAGGTGGCCCGCCTCACCGGCACCAGCTCCGATTTCGGCGTGCAGTTCGACTCCCTGGCCGACCTGGTTGCCTTCGGCGTCACCCCGGCCATCATGGTCTACCAGTGGGAGCTGGCCCAGTTCGGCCACCTGGGGCTCATGGCCTCGTTCCTGCTCGTGGCCTGCGGAGCGCTCCGCCTGGCGCGCTTCAACGTGATCACCAAGACCGCCAACAAGAAGTTCTTCCTGGGCCTGCCCATCCCGGCCCAGGCCTGCACCGTGGCCACCTTCTACCTGTTCGCCCAGTTCCTTCCGACCGGGTGGCAGTCGTTCATGCCCAAGGCGTGCCTGGGCCTGGTCTACGTGCTGTCGTTCCTCATGGTCAGCCGGGTGCGTTACGCCTCCTTCAAGGAATACGGGCTTATCAAGGCCCATCCCTTCTCCATGATGGTCACGGCCATCCTGCTTTTCGTGCTGGTGGCCTCGCAGCCCAAGCTTCTGGGCTTCGTCGTCTTCGCGGGGTACGTGCTCTCCGGCATCGTTTACACCTATTTGATTCTACCCCGCCGGTCCGCGCTACGAGAGCCCTCCGAAGAGCTCTCATCATAA
- a CDS encoding phosphatidylserine decarboxylase family protein: MRKPYVSLTPEGWPSIILAGSATLVFSLLNWAIPAVLGLVVLALLLNFFRDPERFTPVEPGLAVAPADGKVIKVARAVDPMTGEERVVVCIFMNVFNVHVNRACVAGAVSAMRYWAGKFINASFDKASEHNERLAVQLTDEDGKTWTMVQIAGLVARRIIPWAEMGDRLERGQRYGMIKFGSRVDVYLPEGWTPAVNVGQRTAAAQTVIARKE, translated from the coding sequence ATGCGCAAACCGTACGTCTCGCTTACTCCCGAGGGCTGGCCCTCCATCATCCTGGCCGGTTCCGCCACCCTGGTCTTCTCGCTTCTTAACTGGGCGATCCCGGCCGTTCTGGGCCTTGTGGTCCTGGCCCTGCTGCTCAATTTCTTCCGCGACCCCGAACGGTTCACCCCGGTTGAGCCGGGCCTGGCCGTGGCTCCGGCGGACGGCAAGGTCATCAAGGTGGCGCGCGCCGTCGATCCCATGACCGGCGAGGAGCGCGTGGTTGTGTGCATCTTCATGAACGTCTTCAACGTGCACGTGAACCGGGCCTGCGTGGCTGGCGCGGTGAGCGCCATGCGCTACTGGGCGGGCAAGTTCATCAACGCCAGCTTCGACAAGGCCAGCGAGCACAACGAGCGCCTGGCCGTACAGCTCACCGATGAGGACGGCAAAACCTGGACCATGGTGCAGATCGCCGGGCTCGTGGCCCGGCGCATCATCCCCTGGGCCGAGATGGGTGACCGGCTCGAGCGCGGCCAGCGCTACGGCATGATCAAGTTCGGATCGCGCGTGGACGTGTACCTGCCCGAAGGCTGGACCCCGGCCGTGAACGTGGGGCAGAGGACCGCCGCGGCCCAGACCGTGATCGCCAGGAAGGAGTAG